GTGGAGATTCCGCGCCTCGTCCGGCACGCGAAATACGGTAAGATTCTCCGCCGTAAGACGATTTGCCATGTGCATGACGAAGCAAACGAGTCGCATCAAGGAGACACGGTGGAAATCCGCGAATGCCCGCCGCGGTCGCGGCTGAAGCGGTGGGAGTTGGTGCGCGTGGTGTCGAAGAGTCGCGCGGTGGATATCGGGGCGATGCGCGCCGCGGCCCGGATGAGGGAATCGGATAAAGAAGTCGGGCTGGAGGAAGAGAAATCGCCATGATCCAAATGCAGACTCGGCTCACCGTGGCCGACAACACCGGCGCGAAGGAAGTGATGTGCTTCAAGGTGCTCGGCGGCAGCAAGCGCCGCACGGCCGGCCTGGGAGACGTCATCGTGTGCAGCGTCAAAACCGTCATTCCCGGCAGCGAAGTCAAGAAGAAGGCCGTCGTGAAGGCGGTGATCGTTCGCTGCAAGAAGCCGACCCGCCGCACCGACGGCAGCTACGTCCGATTCGACAACAACGCCGTCGTCTTGATCGACAACGAACAGAATCCGCGCGGGACGCGCATTTTCGGCGCGGTTGCCCGCGAGCTGCGCGACCGCAATTTCATGAAAATCGTCAGCCTCGCCAGCGAGGTGGTTTGATGCACATTCGCGCCAACGACATCGTGGAAGTGATCGCCGGCTTCGATCGGGGGACGCGAGCGAAAGTGTTGCGCGTGCTGATCGAGGAGCGGAAAATCGTCGTCGAAGGGGTCAATCGGGTCTACAAGCACGTGCGGCGCAGCCAGAAGAACCCTCGGGGCGGGCGATTGTTCAAGGAAATGCCGGTTTCGATCTCCAACGTGATGCTCGTGTGCCCGGCGTGCAGCCGGCCGACTCGCACGGGCGCCCGGTTGCACGACGACGGCAGCAAGCATCGCGTGTGCAAGCGGAAGACGTGCGGCAAGGAGATAGGACAGCTTTCCCCGCCGCGCGAAAAGAACCGGAAAAAGCCGGCCACTGCCAAGGCGTAAAAGCAACGGACCGAGGCCAAAAGCGGTAATTCACGTTCCGCCGTCGGCCGATAAAACAGTTCCCGAATCATGGCCAAGAAACAAAAACAAGCCGAAGAAGCCGCGGCGCCAAAGGGCCCGCCGCCGACCCCGCGTCTTTTGGAAAAGTACCGTGGCGAAATCGCCCCGGCGCTGCAGCAGAAATTCAGTCGCGGGAATCCATTTGCGATCCCCAAGATCGAGAAGATCGTCATTAATATGGG
The nucleotide sequence above comes from Pirellulales bacterium. Encoded proteins:
- the rpsQ gene encoding 30S ribosomal protein S17 — encoded protein: MPKRMEIGVVTSDKGTKTRRVEIPRLVRHAKYGKILRRKTICHVHDEANESHQGDTVEIRECPPRSRLKRWELVRVVSKSRAVDIGAMRAAARMRESDKEVGLEEEKSP
- the rplN gene encoding 50S ribosomal protein L14, which produces MIQMQTRLTVADNTGAKEVMCFKVLGGSKRRTAGLGDVIVCSVKTVIPGSEVKKKAVVKAVIVRCKKPTRRTDGSYVRFDNNAVVLIDNEQNPRGTRIFGAVARELRDRNFMKIVSLASEVV
- the rplX gene encoding 50S ribosomal protein L24, with product MHIRANDIVEVIAGFDRGTRAKVLRVLIEERKIVVEGVNRVYKHVRRSQKNPRGGRLFKEMPVSISNVMLVCPACSRPTRTGARLHDDGSKHRVCKRKTCGKEIGQLSPPREKNRKKPATAKA